A window of the Myxococcales bacterium genome harbors these coding sequences:
- a CDS encoding integration host factor subunit alpha: MTKADIIEAVYEKVGGFSKKEAAEIVESVFKQIKDTLKDGEKIKISGFGNFIVREKKARIGRNPQTGEEITISARRVLTFKPSQVLKDVLNGGNRTPTQQ; the protein is encoded by the coding sequence CGACATCATCGAGGCCGTCTACGAGAAGGTCGGGGGGTTCTCCAAGAAGGAGGCCGCCGAGATCGTCGAGAGCGTGTTCAAGCAGATCAAGGACACGCTCAAGGACGGCGAGAAGATCAAGATCTCGGGCTTCGGCAACTTCATCGTGCGCGAGAAGAAGGCGCGCATCGGGCGCAACCCGCAGACCGGCGAGGAGATCACGATCTCCGCGCGCCGCGTGCTGACCTTCAAGCCTTCGCAGGTGTTGAAGGATGTGTTGAACGGCGGCAACCGCACCCCGACCCAGCAATAG